CGCTCGAGTCAGCGGGTTCCGGTGTCGACTCGCGGATCGAGGCCGCTGTAGGCGACGTCCTGGACGATGTTCCCGACGATGCCGACCCCGATGATGACGAGCGTACAGCCCAGCACGACCGGGAGATCCCGCAGGTGGATCGCTTCGAAGAGCAACAGTCCGAAGCCGTCGATCTGGAACAACGACTCGATCACGAAGACGGCGAGGACGAGCAGGGCGAGGACCTCCGTAAACAACATCGAGAACAGCGGGATCGCCGCGTTTCGGACGATGTGTCTCGCGACGCGAATCGGTCCCGCTCCTTTTGCCCGAACGAGGGTCACGAACTCGGCGCTCGAGTACTCGAGGGAGTGTGCGCGCGCGTAGCTTACGTACGCACCGAGCAGCGTCGTCGCGGTCAACGCGATCGGTAGCAGGTGTTCGAACGCCAGACTCGAGTGAGGGATCCGACCGCCAGCGGCCAGCGAGAGCGCCATCCCGCCGATCCAGAAGTTCGGCACCGCAAACAGCAGGTAGGCGGTCCCCGACCCCGATTTTGCGAGTCGACGCTGGGGACGCAACGCGGCGTACAGTCCGATCAGCGTTCCCAGCAGGACGGCGATCGCAATCGCCGGGAGAACGTAGATCGCCGTTCGAGCGGCGGCCTCCATCACCATGGGGAACACGGGGTCGCCGGTCTCGAAGAGTGCCGCGTTCGACTGCGGATCGCTGCCGATGAAAAACGAGTCCCCCCAGTCGAGCGTGAGCATGCTTCCCATCCAGTCGACGTACTGTTCCCACAGCGGACGGTCGAGTCCGTGCGTCGCGAGGTACTCGTTGACGGCGTTTTCGACTTCCCCCTCGCTGGCTCCCTGAAACCGCATCGTTCCCTCGATTCCACCTTCGACCCAGTCGCGGCTCACGGTGAACGCGGCGAACACCGCCGTCAGCACCGCCCACGCGGCGACGGCGCCCAGCGCGACTCGCTTCGCGACGATCCGCAGCACGCTCACGGCGCCCACCTCCGCCGCGGAACCGGCAGGTCGAGCGACCGGAATCGCAGACGAAATTCGTGCGAGTCGACGGCTGAACGGGACCGCATTGCCCGCTGATACCGAGTGTCAGACGAAAAGCGTATCGGATTTCTGACGCTCTTCGCCCGGCCGATTGTGACCGGTATATAACATAGTTTTATTATATATCGGTCGCACCTTTCGATTAGCTTTCATGAGTGACGCTGGCGATCCCCACCGCTTCGAGGACGTGGAGTGGGACGACCTCGACGGGTCGCGCCAGTTCCTCACGCCGACGCGGGCGGCGTTTCTCGTCGGGCTGGTAGTCGTCGGCTGTATCTACGTCCTCGAGATCGCCGGTATCGACGTCACCGGCCGCACGTTCGATCGACTCGACTGGGTGATGTTCCTGGGAACGGTCGTTCTCGGCTCGTTCGGACTGGTGCCCGCCGTTCGGAATCGGACGCTACTGGCTCGCTTGCTGCGTCGTCTCTTCGCTCGACCGGTTCACGCGGCCGGCGCGACGTTTCTGCTGGGCCTCTCGCTCGTCGCCGTTCTCGGCTCGGTCGTCCTCGGATCGCCGGATCTCGCCTTCCAGCACCGGTTTCACGCCCCGTACGGCTTTACGAGCGTGAACGGCTGGCACGCGGAGTGCCTCGGAGAGATTACGGAGGGAGAGGGGATCACCCGCTACTGTGACGGGACCGCGGCGTACCCGCTAGGAACGAACCAGCGCGGTCATCCGATGGGGCACCTCCTCGTCGAGGGGGCGCGCGTCACTCTCACTGTGCTCGTCTTTACCGCCGCGTTCGTCGTTCCGCTCGCGACGGTCGCCGGGGTCGTCGCCGGCTTCCGCGGCGGCCTCGTCGACGATCTGCTGATGAGCTACGTCGACGTCCAGCTGTGTATCCCGGCGATCGTGGTCTTCTTCATCGGCTACATGTACTGGAATGTCTCCCTGCTCCTGTTGCTGGTCACGTTCGGACTGCTCAGCTGGGGTGGTATCGCCCGCCTCGTCAGAAGCGAGACGCTACAGCGCCGGGAGGACGGCTACGTGCTCGTTGCACGCAGTCTCGGCGCCTCGCGTTCGTACATCGCGAAACGCCACATCGTCCCCAACATCACGAACACGCTCGTGCCCGCGATATTCCACCTGCTCGCGCTGCTGGTGCTCGTCGAAGCCGGCGTCGCCTTCCTCGGCTTCCACCACATCGAGCTCTACTCCTGGGGATCGACGATGCAGGAGGGGCTCGATCCGCACTTCTCGGGAATCGGCCTCTCGATGCACCCACACGAGATCTGGTGGGTTTCGACGCTCCCCGCGATGGCCCTCACGCTCACGCTCGCGTCGCTCAAACTCGTCGGCGACGGCGTTCGCGACGCGCTCGATCCACGCGACAACCACTGAGACCGATGTCGACAGAACACCGCCCACCGATGCAACGAGAACAGGCTCGAGAGAACCCGCTGCTGTCGGTCGACGGCCTTCGCACGCACATCCGAACCGATCAGGGGACGATCCGGGCCGTCGACGGCGTCAGCTTCGAACTCGGTCGCGGCGAGACGGTCTGTCTCGTCGGGGAGTCCGGCAGCGGCAAGAGCGTCACCTGCAACTCCCTGACCGGTATCCTCCCCGAGCCGCCGGCGGACGTCGTCGGCGGAAGCGTCGAGTTCGACGGTCACTCGCTGCTCGAGGCCGGCGACGAACGAC
This DNA window, taken from Natronococcus sp. CG52, encodes the following:
- a CDS encoding ABC transporter permease, with translation MSVLRIVAKRVALGAVAAWAVLTAVFAAFTVSRDWVEGGIEGTMRFQGASEGEVENAVNEYLATHGLDRPLWEQYVDWMGSMLTLDWGDSFFIGSDPQSNAALFETGDPVFPMVMEAAARTAIYVLPAIAIAVLLGTLIGLYAALRPQRRLAKSGSGTAYLLFAVPNFWIGGMALSLAAGGRIPHSSLAFEHLLPIALTATTLLGAYVSYARAHSLEYSSAEFVTLVRAKGAGPIRVARHIVRNAAIPLFSMLFTEVLALLVLAVFVIESLFQIDGFGLLLFEAIHLRDLPVVLGCTLVIIGVGIVGNIVQDVAYSGLDPRVDTGTR
- a CDS encoding ABC transporter permease — protein: MSDAGDPHRFEDVEWDDLDGSRQFLTPTRAAFLVGLVVVGCIYVLEIAGIDVTGRTFDRLDWVMFLGTVVLGSFGLVPAVRNRTLLARLLRRLFARPVHAAGATFLLGLSLVAVLGSVVLGSPDLAFQHRFHAPYGFTSVNGWHAECLGEITEGEGITRYCDGTAAYPLGTNQRGHPMGHLLVEGARVTLTVLVFTAAFVVPLATVAGVVAGFRGGLVDDLLMSYVDVQLCIPAIVVFFIGYMYWNVSLLLLLVTFGLLSWGGIARLVRSETLQRREDGYVLVARSLGASRSYIAKRHIVPNITNTLVPAIFHLLALLVLVEAGVAFLGFHHIELYSWGSTMQEGLDPHFSGIGLSMHPHEIWWVSTLPAMALTLTLASLKLVGDGVRDALDPRDNH